In Streptomyces thermolilacinus SPC6, a single genomic region encodes these proteins:
- a CDS encoding lysoplasmalogenase, with the protein MSRERLAGLLKAAFAVALAADLLALLAGSGTGHLVAKPLLMPLLAAYAAVRGAPRLLVVALAFGWGGDVFLLVDADWAFLVGMGSFAAGHVCYLLLFGRARTSPLLGACYAAALVTAVILLWPDLPADLRIPVAGYSLLLTATAYRASGLGPVAGAGGALFMLSDTLIATGVAAWPQLPAPDFWIMLTYGAAQYLLTAGVLTPSSAGRPLPTGPVAVPSPPGRPRS; encoded by the coding sequence GTGAGCCGCGAGCGCCTGGCCGGGCTCCTGAAGGCGGCGTTCGCCGTGGCCCTCGCCGCCGACCTGCTGGCCCTGCTCGCCGGGTCCGGCACGGGCCACCTGGTCGCCAAGCCACTGCTGATGCCGCTCCTCGCCGCGTACGCGGCCGTGCGCGGCGCGCCCCGGCTCCTGGTCGTCGCGCTCGCCTTCGGCTGGGGCGGCGATGTGTTCCTGCTGGTGGACGCCGACTGGGCGTTCCTGGTCGGCATGGGTTCGTTCGCCGCCGGGCACGTCTGCTACCTGCTGCTCTTCGGCCGCGCCCGTACGTCCCCGCTGCTCGGCGCCTGCTACGCCGCCGCGCTGGTCACCGCGGTCATCCTGCTGTGGCCCGACCTCCCCGCCGACCTGCGGATACCGGTCGCCGGATACTCCCTGCTGCTCACCGCGACGGCGTACCGCGCGAGCGGCCTCGGACCGGTCGCGGGGGCGGGCGGCGCGCTGTTCATGCTGTCCGACACGCTCATCGCGACCGGTGTGGCCGCCTGGCCGCAGCTCCCCGCACCGGACTTCTGGATCATGCTCACGTACGGGGCCGCGCAGTACCTCCTGACGGCCGGGGTGCTCACGCCGTCCAGCGCGGGGCGTCCGCTCCCCACCGGCCCGGTGGCCGTGCCCAGTCCGCCGGGCCGCCCTCGTAGCTGA
- a CDS encoding TldD/PmbA family protein — MSRVSKPYEIVERALELSRADGCVVLADEHSSANLRWAGNALTTNGVTRGRTLTVVATVDGAQGTASGVVSRSAVTADELEPLVRAAEAAARAAGPAEDAQPLVAGVPESPGFRDAPAETSSAVFGAFAPALGEAFGRARAGGRELYGFASHELTSTYVGTSTGLRLRHDQPNGTLELNAKSPDRSRSAWAGRATRDFADVDPLAMDEDLARRLEWARRRVELPAGRYETLLPPTAVADLLVYQQWSAAARDAAEGRTVFSRPGGGTRVGERLASLPLTLRSDPAEPGLESAPFVIAHASGDDASVFDNGLPVEPVEWIKEGRLERLVATRHSAALTGSPVAPGAGNLILDGGDGRSLEEMVAATRRGLLLTCLWYIREVDPATLLLTGLTRDGVYLVEDGEVVAEVNNFRFNESPVDLLGRVSEAGRTERTLPREWGDWFTRAAMPPLRVPDFHMSSVSQGV, encoded by the coding sequence ATGAGTCGGGTGAGCAAGCCGTACGAGATCGTCGAGCGGGCGCTGGAGCTGTCCCGCGCGGACGGGTGCGTGGTCCTCGCGGACGAGCACTCCTCGGCGAACCTGCGCTGGGCGGGGAACGCCCTGACCACCAACGGCGTGACGAGGGGCCGCACCCTCACGGTCGTCGCGACGGTGGACGGGGCACAGGGCACGGCGTCCGGTGTCGTGTCGCGCTCGGCGGTGACCGCCGACGAGCTGGAGCCGCTGGTACGGGCGGCGGAGGCGGCGGCGCGGGCGGCGGGTCCCGCCGAGGACGCGCAGCCGCTGGTCGCCGGGGTGCCGGAGTCGCCGGGCTTCCGGGACGCACCGGCGGAGACGTCGTCGGCGGTGTTCGGGGCGTTCGCGCCCGCACTGGGCGAGGCGTTCGGCCGGGCGCGCGCCGGGGGCCGCGAGCTGTACGGGTTCGCCAGCCACGAGCTGACCTCCACGTACGTGGGCACGTCCACGGGCCTGCGGCTGCGGCACGACCAGCCGAACGGGACGCTGGAGCTGAACGCCAAGTCGCCGGACCGTTCCCGTTCGGCGTGGGCGGGCCGGGCGACCCGTGACTTCGCGGACGTGGACCCGCTGGCGATGGACGAGGACCTGGCGCGGCGCCTGGAGTGGGCGCGGCGCCGGGTGGAGCTCCCGGCGGGCCGGTACGAGACGCTGCTGCCGCCGACCGCCGTGGCGGACCTGCTGGTGTACCAGCAGTGGTCGGCGGCGGCCCGGGACGCGGCGGAGGGCCGGACGGTGTTCTCCCGGCCGGGTGGCGGCACGCGGGTCGGGGAGCGGCTGGCGTCGCTGCCGCTGACGCTGCGCAGCGACCCGGCGGAGCCCGGCCTGGAGTCGGCACCGTTCGTGATCGCCCACGCGTCGGGCGACGACGCGTCGGTGTTCGACAACGGGCTGCCGGTGGAGCCGGTCGAGTGGATCAAGGAGGGCCGTCTGGAGCGGCTGGTCGCGACGCGGCACAGCGCGGCGCTGACCGGTTCGCCGGTGGCGCCGGGGGCGGGGAACCTGATCCTGGACGGCGGGGACGGCCGGTCGCTGGAGGAGATGGTCGCCGCGACCCGCCGGGGGCTGCTGCTGACGTGCCTGTGGTACATCCGCGAGGTGGACCCGGCGACGCTGCTGCTGACCGGTCTGACCAGGGACGGCGTGTACCTGGTGGAGGACGGCGAGGTGGTGGCCGAGGTGAACAACTTCCGGTTCAACGAGTCGCCGGTGGACCTGCTGGGCCGGGTGTCGGAGGCGGGCCGTACGGAGCGGACGCTGCCGCGCGAGTGGGGCGACTGGTTCACGCGGGCCGCGATGCCGCCGCTGCGGGTGCCGGACTTCCATATGAGTTCGGTGAGCCAGGGGGTGTGA
- a CDS encoding DUF485 domain-containing protein, protein MATEAPPPPGGADTAPVQPSTESFVQTQQSEEFGELRRAHRSFAFPLTVAFIAWYLLYVLLSNYAGGLMGTRVVGNINVALVLGVAQFVTTFLIAWFYARHAAEKLDPKAEAIRTRMENELRTEADA, encoded by the coding sequence GTGGCCACCGAAGCACCGCCGCCCCCAGGGGGCGCGGACACCGCTCCCGTCCAGCCCTCGACGGAGTCGTTCGTCCAGACCCAGCAGAGCGAGGAGTTCGGCGAACTGCGCCGCGCGCACCGCTCGTTCGCCTTCCCGCTCACCGTCGCCTTCATCGCCTGGTACCTGCTCTACGTGCTGCTCTCCAACTACGCGGGCGGCCTGATGGGCACCCGCGTGGTCGGGAACATCAACGTGGCGCTCGTCCTCGGCGTCGCGCAGTTCGTGACGACGTTCCTCATCGCCTGGTTCTACGCCCGGCACGCGGCCGAGAAGCTCGACCCCAAGGCCGAGGCGATCAGAACCCGCATGGAGAACGAGCTGCGCACGGAGGCCGACGCATGA
- a CDS encoding solute symporter family protein has translation MSTPLTLAAPLAAGGAASEHRPLIITLFACFVVATLFITVWAGRQTKSAADFYAGGRQFTGFQNGLAISGDYMSAASFLGIAGAIALFGYDGFLYSIGFLVAWLVALLLVAEPLRNSGRFTMGDVLAYRMRQRPVRTAAGTSTIVVSIFYLLAQMAGAGVLVSLLLGITSDMGKIAIVALVGVLMIVYVTIGGMKGTTWVQMVKAVLLIAGTLLITFLVLLKYGFNVSELLGKAAENSGKGAAFLEPGLKYGVSATSKLDFISLGIALVLGTAGLPHILIRFYTVPTAKAARKSVNWAIGIIGAFYLMTIALGFGAAAIVGPAEITASNKAGNTAAPLLALHIGGADSPGGAILLAVISAVAFATILAVVAGLTLASSSSFAHDIYANVIRRGQATEKEEVRAARWATVLIGVVSIGLGALARDLNVAGLVALAFAVAASANLPTILYSLFWKRFTTQGALWSIYGGLTASVVLVLFSPVVSGKASSMFPDADFAWFPLENPGLISIPLGFLLGWLGSLLSKERPDTGKYAELEVKSLTGVGAH, from the coding sequence ATGAGCACCCCCCTCACCCTGGCCGCCCCGCTCGCCGCGGGCGGCGCCGCGAGCGAGCACCGGCCGCTCATCATCACCCTCTTCGCCTGCTTCGTCGTCGCCACCCTCTTCATCACCGTGTGGGCCGGCAGGCAGACCAAGAGCGCCGCCGACTTCTACGCGGGCGGGCGGCAGTTCACCGGCTTCCAGAACGGCCTGGCCATCTCCGGCGACTACATGTCCGCCGCGTCGTTCCTCGGCATCGCCGGGGCCATCGCCCTCTTCGGGTACGACGGCTTCCTCTACTCCATCGGGTTCCTCGTCGCCTGGCTGGTCGCCCTGCTGCTCGTCGCGGAGCCGCTGCGCAACTCCGGCCGCTTCACGATGGGAGACGTCCTCGCGTACCGGATGCGCCAGCGGCCCGTGCGCACCGCCGCCGGAACCTCCACCATCGTCGTGTCGATCTTCTACCTGCTGGCGCAGATGGCAGGCGCCGGTGTCCTCGTCTCGCTGCTGCTCGGCATCACCAGCGACATGGGCAAGATCGCCATCGTCGCGCTGGTCGGCGTCCTGATGATCGTCTATGTGACGATCGGCGGGATGAAGGGCACCACCTGGGTGCAGATGGTCAAGGCCGTCCTGCTCATCGCGGGCACCCTGCTCATCACCTTCCTCGTCCTGCTGAAGTACGGCTTCAACGTCTCCGAACTGCTCGGCAAGGCCGCCGAGAACAGCGGCAAGGGCGCCGCCTTCCTGGAGCCCGGCCTCAAGTACGGCGTCAGCGCCACCTCGAAGCTGGACTTCATCTCGCTCGGCATCGCCCTGGTCCTCGGCACCGCCGGACTGCCGCACATCCTCATCCGCTTCTACACGGTCCCCACCGCCAAGGCCGCCCGTAAGTCCGTCAACTGGGCCATCGGCATCATCGGCGCCTTCTACCTGATGACCATCGCGCTCGGCTTCGGTGCCGCCGCCATCGTCGGCCCCGCCGAGATCACCGCGTCGAACAAGGCGGGCAACACCGCCGCCCCGCTGCTCGCCCTGCACATCGGCGGCGCCGACTCGCCGGGCGGCGCGATCCTGCTCGCCGTCATCTCCGCGGTCGCCTTCGCGACGATCCTCGCCGTCGTCGCCGGGCTCACCCTCGCCTCGTCCTCGTCGTTCGCGCACGACATCTACGCCAACGTCATCCGCAGGGGCCAGGCGACCGAGAAGGAGGAGGTCCGCGCCGCCCGCTGGGCGACCGTCCTCATCGGTGTCGTCTCCATCGGCCTCGGCGCGCTCGCCCGCGACCTCAACGTCGCCGGGCTCGTCGCCCTCGCCTTCGCGGTCGCCGCCTCCGCCAACCTGCCGACGATCCTCTACAGCCTGTTCTGGAAGCGCTTCACCACCCAGGGCGCCCTGTGGTCGATCTACGGCGGCCTCACCGCGTCCGTCGTCCTCGTGCTGTTCTCGCCGGTCGTCTCCGGCAAGGCCAGCTCGATGTTCCCGGACGCCGACTTCGCCTGGTTCCCGCTGGAGAACCCCGGCCTCATCTCCATCCCGCTCGGCTTCCTCCTCGGCTGGCTCGGCTCGCTGCTGTCGAAGGAGCGGCCCGACACGGGCAAGTACGCCGAACTGGAGGTCAAGTCCCTCACCGGTGTCGGAGCGCACTGA
- a CDS encoding CoA transferase, which yields MNRAITQAWAALGADQGLLERVSYDRVPGVLSARLPVVEAARATVAVCALAAAELAAVRSGGPVPDVRVGDGAVATAFHSDRFVTMDGRAWDGFAPLSRFWRTADGWLRTHANYPHHEAALLAALGLPAGSGPDAVADALAGRGAADVEEAVYAAGGMAVAVRDAAAWAASEQGALVARRPLLTLERLGDAPGPVREASGARAGAPSLGAPCAGVRVLDLTRVLAGPVATRTLALLGADVLRVDAPGLPENQEAHNDTGLGKRSTLLDLGRAADRRAFDELLDAADVVVTGYRPGALDRFGLAPKALAERRPGLVVARLSAWGAYGPWGGRRGFDSLVQAATGIALLEGYGEKPGALPAQALDHGTGYLVAAAVLRALTERHRDGGTWRVEAALTQTGRWLTHGTDPEPPVPGEGPYEPGRWLRERDTPLGRLRHALSPVSYEGGPADWARPPGRWGADAPRWTA from the coding sequence ATGAACAGGGCCATCACTCAGGCGTGGGCGGCACTCGGTGCCGATCAGGGGTTGCTGGAGCGGGTCTCGTACGACCGCGTGCCCGGGGTGCTGTCCGCGCGGCTGCCCGTGGTGGAGGCGGCCCGCGCGACGGTCGCGGTGTGCGCCCTCGCCGCGGCGGAGCTGGCCGCCGTGCGGAGCGGCGGGCCGGTGCCGGACGTCCGGGTGGGCGACGGCGCGGTGGCGACGGCCTTCCACAGCGACCGGTTCGTGACGATGGACGGCCGGGCGTGGGACGGGTTCGCGCCGCTCTCCCGGTTCTGGCGCACCGCCGACGGGTGGCTGCGCACCCACGCCAACTACCCGCACCACGAGGCCGCCCTGCTGGCCGCGCTGGGGCTGCCCGCCGGTTCGGGCCCCGACGCGGTGGCGGACGCGCTGGCGGGGCGGGGCGCGGCGGACGTGGAGGAGGCGGTGTACGCGGCGGGCGGCATGGCCGTCGCCGTGCGGGACGCCGCCGCGTGGGCCGCGTCGGAGCAGGGCGCCCTGGTGGCCCGGCGTCCGCTGCTGACCCTGGAGCGGCTGGGCGACGCGCCGGGGCCGGTACGGGAGGCGAGCGGCGCGCGGGCCGGGGCGCCGTCCCTCGGGGCGCCGTGCGCCGGGGTGCGGGTGCTGGACCTGACGCGGGTGCTCGCCGGGCCGGTCGCCACGCGGACGCTGGCCCTGCTGGGCGCGGACGTCCTGCGGGTGGACGCCCCGGGCCTGCCGGAGAACCAGGAGGCGCACAACGACACGGGCCTGGGCAAGCGTTCGACGCTGCTGGACCTGGGGCGGGCCGCGGACCGGCGGGCCTTCGACGAACTGCTGGACGCCGCCGACGTGGTGGTGACCGGCTACCGGCCCGGCGCGCTGGACCGGTTCGGACTCGCCCCGAAGGCCCTGGCCGAGCGCCGCCCAGGCCTGGTGGTCGCGCGGCTCTCGGCGTGGGGCGCGTACGGCCCCTGGGGCGGGCGCCGCGGCTTCGACAGCCTGGTCCAGGCGGCGACGGGCATCGCCCTGCTGGAGGGCTACGGGGAGAAGCCGGGCGCGCTCCCGGCGCAGGCCCTCGACCACGGCACCGGCTACCTGGTGGCCGCCGCCGTGCTGCGCGCTCTGACGGAACGCCACCGGGACGGCGGCACCTGGCGGGTGGAGGCGGCGCTGACGCAGACCGGGCGCTGGCTGACGCACGGCACGGACCCGGAACCGCCCGTACCCGGCGAGGGGCCCTACGAGCCCGGGCGGTGGCTGCGGGAGCGGGACACCCCGCTGGGCCGGCTGCGCCACGCCCTCTCCCCCGTCAGCTACGAGGGCGGCCCGGCGGACTGGGCACGGCCACCGGGCCGGTGGGGAGCGGACGCCCCGCGCTGGACGGCGTGA
- a CDS encoding DUF3099 domain-containing protein has protein sequence MRKHGGAQVFTITGARQGLADDVRGRQRRYVISMSVRTLSVIAAAALWNVERHVAIVALVLGAVLPYIAVVVANAGRETAPKLPSTFVSVPPVSHPALEAPEPEPDTDDPAHDPAQAPAEAPTGDAEERKLKKSSDQ, from the coding sequence ATGCGGAAGCACGGCGGCGCCCAGGTCTTCACGATCACGGGTGCCCGGCAGGGTCTGGCGGACGATGTCCGCGGCCGTCAGCGGCGGTATGTGATCTCGATGTCCGTCCGTACGCTGTCGGTGATCGCGGCGGCGGCGCTGTGGAACGTCGAGCGGCATGTGGCGATCGTGGCGCTCGTCCTGGGGGCCGTCCTGCCGTACATCGCGGTGGTCGTCGCGAACGCGGGCCGGGAGACGGCGCCGAAGCTGCCGTCCACGTTCGTGTCGGTGCCGCCGGTGTCGCACCCGGCGCTGGAGGCCCCGGAGCCCGAGCCGGACACGGACGATCCGGCTCACGACCCGGCTCAGGCCCCGGCGGAGGCGCCGACGGGCGACGCCGAGGAGAGAAAGCTCAAGAAGAGCTCAGATCAATAG
- the moaA gene encoding GTP 3',8-cyclase MoaA, with product MLIDTYGRVATDLRVSLTDRCNLRCTYCMPEEGLQWLGKPDLLTDDEIVRLIRIAVTDLGVTEVRFTGGEPLLRPGLVSIVERCAALEPRPRMSLTTNGIGLKRTATALKAAGLDRVNVSLDTLRPDVFKALTRRDRHHDVLDGLAAARDAGLTPVKVNAVLMPGLNDDEAPDLLAWAVAHDYELRFIEQMPLDAQHGWKRDGMITAGDILASLRTRFTLTPETDEERGSAPAERWTVDGGPHRVGVIASVTRPFCRACDRTRLTADGQVRTCLFAREETDLRGALRSDAPDEEIARIWRQAMWGKKAGSGLDDPSFLQPDRPMSAIGG from the coding sequence GTGCTCATCGACACCTACGGCCGGGTGGCCACGGACCTGAGGGTCTCGCTGACCGACCGGTGCAATCTCCGCTGTACGTACTGCATGCCCGAGGAGGGCCTGCAGTGGCTGGGCAAGCCTGACCTCCTCACGGACGACGAGATCGTCCGCCTGATCCGGATAGCGGTGACCGACCTCGGCGTCACCGAGGTCCGCTTCACCGGCGGCGAGCCGCTGCTGCGGCCCGGCCTGGTCTCCATCGTCGAGCGGTGCGCCGCCCTGGAGCCCCGCCCCCGGATGTCGCTCACCACCAACGGCATCGGCCTCAAGCGCACCGCCACCGCCCTCAAGGCCGCCGGGCTCGACCGGGTCAACGTCTCCCTGGACACGCTGCGCCCCGACGTCTTCAAGGCCCTCACCCGCCGCGACCGCCACCACGACGTGCTCGACGGCCTGGCCGCCGCCCGCGACGCCGGGCTCACCCCCGTCAAGGTCAACGCGGTGCTGATGCCCGGGCTCAACGACGACGAGGCGCCCGACCTGCTCGCCTGGGCCGTCGCCCACGACTACGAGCTGCGGTTCATCGAGCAGATGCCGCTGGACGCCCAGCACGGCTGGAAGCGCGACGGCATGATCACCGCCGGGGACATCCTCGCCTCGCTGCGCACCCGCTTCACGCTCACCCCGGAGACCGACGAGGAGCGCGGCTCCGCGCCCGCCGAGCGGTGGACCGTGGACGGCGGCCCGCACCGCGTCGGCGTGATCGCCTCCGTGACCCGCCCGTTCTGCCGGGCCTGCGACCGCACCCGGCTCACCGCCGACGGCCAGGTCCGCACCTGCCTGTTCGCCCGCGAGGAGACCGACCTGCGCGGGGCGCTGCGCTCCGACGCGCCGGACGAGGAGATCGCCCGTATCTGGCGGCAGGCCATGTGGGGCAAGAAGGCCGGGTCCGGGCTCGACGACCCGTCGTTCCTCCAGCCCGACCGCCCGATGTCGGCGATCGGCGGCTGA
- a CDS encoding S8 family serine peptidase, which yields MAHLGTRRGRALALPVGLALTASLGFLPASAASAAPAEGVPAAVASDGPELSYVVNTAGGRHLAKVKKAISAAGGTVVTSYDAIGVIVVHSKNPAFAETIRAVGGVQSAGATRTAPLTPVATTEMDEAAEPLTAQEAREAAAAAEDGQDPLEPLQWSLPAIKADKAHDISMGSSKVTVAVIDTGVDDTHPDLAPNFDRAASANCVTGKADTTEGSWRPAPGESDHGTHVAGTIAAAKNGVGVTGVAPGVKVSGIKVSNPDGFFYTEAVVCGFMWAADHGVEVTNNSYYVDPWMFNCKNDPDQGALFEALKRATRYAESKGAVNVAAAGNSAFDLASDEITDSTSPNDTTPVDRVIDPSACPDIPTMLPGMVTVSSTGAKDLKASYSNYGMGVVDIAAPGGDRTEYQTPAAPAVNGRILSTTVNGGYNYKAGTSMASPHAAGVAALIKSKHPYATPAMVKGLLYAQADDRACTNPYDINGDGKVDGVCEGGKLHNGFYGAGLVDALDAVRW from the coding sequence ATGGCTCATCTGGGAACCAGGCGCGGGCGCGCACTCGCTCTGCCCGTCGGTCTGGCGCTCACGGCCTCGCTCGGCTTCCTGCCGGCGAGTGCCGCCTCGGCCGCACCGGCCGAGGGTGTTCCGGCCGCCGTCGCCTCCGACGGCCCGGAGCTCTCGTATGTGGTGAACACGGCGGGCGGTCGCCACCTCGCCAAGGTGAAGAAGGCGATATCCGCGGCCGGTGGCACGGTGGTGACCTCGTACGACGCGATCGGCGTCATCGTGGTCCACTCCAAGAACCCGGCCTTCGCCGAGACCATCCGCGCCGTCGGCGGCGTGCAGTCGGCGGGCGCCACGCGCACCGCGCCGCTGACTCCGGTCGCGACCACGGAGATGGACGAGGCCGCCGAGCCGCTCACCGCGCAGGAGGCCCGCGAGGCCGCCGCGGCGGCGGAGGACGGCCAGGACCCGCTGGAGCCGCTGCAGTGGAGCCTGCCCGCCATCAAGGCGGACAAGGCCCACGACATCAGCATGGGCAGCAGCAAGGTCACCGTCGCGGTGATCGACACCGGTGTCGACGACACCCACCCGGACCTGGCGCCGAACTTCGACCGCGCCGCGTCCGCGAACTGCGTGACCGGCAAGGCCGACACGACCGAGGGCTCGTGGCGTCCCGCCCCGGGCGAGAGCGACCACGGCACGCACGTCGCCGGTACGATCGCCGCCGCGAAGAACGGCGTCGGCGTCACCGGTGTCGCGCCGGGCGTGAAGGTCTCCGGCATCAAGGTGTCGAACCCGGACGGATTCTTCTACACCGAGGCCGTCGTGTGCGGCTTCATGTGGGCGGCCGACCACGGGGTCGAGGTCACCAACAACAGCTACTACGTCGACCCGTGGATGTTCAACTGCAAGAACGACCCGGACCAGGGCGCGCTGTTCGAGGCTCTCAAGCGCGCCACCCGGTACGCGGAGAGCAAGGGCGCCGTCAACGTCGCCGCCGCGGGCAACTCGGCGTTCGACCTGGCGTCGGACGAGATCACGGACTCCACGAGCCCGAACGACACGACTCCGGTCGACCGCGTGATCGACCCGAGCGCGTGCCCCGACATCCCGACGATGCTGCCCGGCATGGTCACCGTCTCCTCGACCGGTGCCAAGGACCTGAAGGCGTCGTACTCGAACTACGGCATGGGTGTCGTGGACATCGCCGCCCCGGGCGGTGACCGCACCGAGTACCAGACCCCGGCGGCCCCGGCCGTGAACGGCCGCATCCTGTCGACCACGGTCAACGGCGGCTACAACTACAAGGCCGGCACGTCCATGGCGTCCCCGCACGCCGCGGGCGTCGCCGCGCTCATCAAGTCGAAGCACCCCTACGCCACCCCCGCGATGGTGAAGGGTCTGCTGTACGCGCAGGCCGACGACCGTGCCTGCACGAACCCGTACGACATCAACGGCGACGGCAAGGTCGACGGGGTCTGCGAGGGCGGGAAGCTGCACAACGGCTTCTACGGCGCCGGCCTGGTCGACGCGCTGGACGCGGTGCGCTGGTGA
- a CDS encoding GlsB/YeaQ/YmgE family stress response membrane protein, with the protein MGWLWAIIVGFVLGLLAKAIIPGKQHSPLWLITIFGIIGAIAGNALARAFGIEATPGIDWGRHALQVVAAVVVVGLGDMLYMAMRGNRQRA; encoded by the coding sequence ATGGGCTGGTTGTGGGCGATTATCGTCGGATTCGTGCTGGGCCTGCTGGCGAAGGCCATCATTCCGGGCAAGCAGCACAGTCCACTCTGGCTGATCACCATCTTCGGCATCATCGGTGCCATCGCCGGAAACGCCCTCGCCCGAGCGTTCGGGATCGAGGCGACACCCGGCATCGACTGGGGCAGGCACGCTCTCCAGGTCGTCGCCGCGGTGGTCGTCGTCGGACTCGGCGACATGCTGTACATGGCCATGCGCGGCAATCGCCAGCGCGCCTGA
- the tyrS gene encoding tyrosine--tRNA ligase encodes MTDIVDELKWRGLFAQSTDEDALRKALADGPVTFYCGFDPTAPSLHVGHLVQVLTMRRLQLAGHRPLALVGGATGQIGDPKPTAERTLNSPETVAAWVERVRSQIEPFLIFEGDNAATMVNNLDWTGGMSAIEFLRDIGKHFRVNKMLTKDSVARRLESEQGISYTEFSYQLLQGMDFLELYRRYGCVLQQGGSDQWGNLTAGLDLIHRLEPDAHVHALATPLMTKADGTKFGKTEGGAVWLDPEMTTPYAFYQFWLNVDDRDISGYMRILSFKSREELEELEKVTEERPQARTAQRALAEELTTLVHGAEQCAAVIAASKALFGQGELTELDEATLAAALSELPKAEVAEPGLVVDLFAEVGLVPSKSAARRTVKEGGAYVNNVKVTAEDATVSAGDLLHGRWLVLRRGKKNLAAVEVKAG; translated from the coding sequence GTGACGGACATCGTCGACGAGCTCAAGTGGCGCGGGCTGTTCGCCCAGTCCACCGACGAGGACGCCCTGCGCAAGGCTCTCGCGGACGGTCCGGTCACGTTCTATTGCGGCTTCGACCCGACCGCCCCCAGCCTGCACGTGGGCCATCTGGTGCAGGTGCTCACCATGCGCCGGCTCCAGCTGGCGGGACACCGCCCGCTGGCGCTGGTGGGCGGGGCGACGGGGCAGATCGGCGACCCGAAGCCGACCGCCGAGCGGACACTGAACTCCCCGGAGACGGTCGCGGCGTGGGTCGAGCGGGTGCGCTCGCAGATCGAGCCGTTCCTGATCTTCGAGGGTGACAACGCGGCCACCATGGTCAACAACCTCGACTGGACGGGCGGCATGTCCGCCATCGAGTTCCTGCGGGACATCGGCAAGCACTTCCGGGTCAACAAGATGCTGACCAAGGACTCCGTGGCCCGGCGCCTGGAGTCCGAGCAGGGCATCAGCTACACGGAGTTCTCGTACCAGCTGCTCCAGGGCATGGACTTCCTGGAGCTGTACCGCCGGTACGGCTGTGTCCTCCAGCAGGGCGGCAGCGACCAGTGGGGCAACCTCACGGCCGGTCTCGACCTGATCCACCGCCTGGAGCCGGACGCGCACGTGCACGCGCTGGCGACGCCGCTGATGACGAAGGCGGACGGCACCAAGTTCGGCAAGACCGAGGGCGGCGCCGTCTGGCTGGACCCGGAGATGACCACCCCGTACGCGTTCTACCAGTTCTGGCTGAACGTGGACGACCGGGACATCTCGGGCTACATGCGCATCCTCAGCTTCAAGAGCCGCGAGGAGCTGGAGGAGCTGGAGAAGGTCACCGAGGAGCGCCCGCAGGCCCGTACGGCGCAGCGCGCGCTGGCCGAGGAGCTGACGACGCTGGTGCACGGCGCGGAGCAGTGCGCGGCCGTGATCGCGGCGTCGAAGGCGCTGTTCGGGCAGGGTGAGCTGACGGAGCTGGACGAGGCGACGCTGGCGGCCGCGCTGTCCGAGCTGCCGAAGGCGGAGGTCGCCGAGCCGGGCCTGGTGGTGGACCTGTTCGCCGAGGTCGGCCTCGTACCGAGCAAGTCGGCGGCGCGACGCACGGTGAAGGAGGGCGGCGCCTACGTGAACAACGTGAAGGTGACCGCCGAGGACGCCACGGTGTCCGCCGGTGACCTGCTGCACGGGCGGTGGCTCGTGCTGCGCCGGGGCAAGAAGAACCTGGCGGCGGTCGAGGTCAAGGCCGGCTGA